Part of the Kamptonema formosum PCC 6407 genome, CTGTTACCTTATCGAAGATTAGTGTGGCTTTCAGTCTTGGCTAAACTAGGATTAACTAACAACAAAAACTAAGGTGAAGAGGATGCAGAATCGGGATCAAATTCGCATTGCTTGGCTTGTCCCTGATGTCGAACTGGGAGCATACTGGCAACCAGTCTTGAGAGAATTTACTAAAATTTTTAAGCAGACTAAGTTTTATACCGGTCGCGTTTGGCCGGGATTTGATGAAACGCTACCAGGAGCTTCGGCAATTGAAATAGTAGGGGAGACTAAATTTGTTGAAACGACTAAGATAGAGATGGGTTACGATCGCGGCTTTCTGATGGTATCTCCGAGTATTATTGGTTACTTGCTGCAATTTCGACCTCATGTGGTTTTTCCTCAAGCTTTTTCGCTGTGGACTGTCTTGACAGTAGTCCTCAAACCGCTTTGTGGTTGGCGAATTGCAATTATTTACGATGGCAGTTCCCCCAACTCTGACTTTCGAGATTCGGGTTTTCGGACTTTTGCTCGACGCATTTTAGCTCGGTTTGCTGATGCCTTTGTTTCTAACAGCCAAGCGGGAACAAAATATCTGGTGGAAGTGCTAAATGCTCAACCAGACGAAGTTTTTACTAGAACTTATCTAGTTCCTGATACGGAAGCTCTGATGAAAAGATTGGAAAAAACAACTGTGCCTAATTTGCAGTTGCAGCGCCCAATCTTTCTCTATGTAGGGCGGATTACAGCTAGGAAGGGAATTAAGACTTTGTTAGAAGCTTGTGCAGTTCTAAAAAGTCATGGTTACTCTAATTATACGCTGCTAATTGTTGGTAAGGGAGATCAACGAGAGGAGCTTGAAGCGTTTATTAAAGAGCGCGAACTTCAAGAGCAAATAACTTGGGTGGGATGGGTTGAGTATGGAAGTTTGGGAGCTTACTTTCAGCAAGCTGATATTTTTGTATTTCCTACTTTTGAGGATGTCTGGGGGATGGTGGTGCCAGAGGCGATGGTGTTTGGTAAACCGATACTTTGTTCTAATGCAGCGGCTGCCTGTGAGCTGATTGTAGAAGGAGAAAATGGTTACATTTTCGATCCCCACGATCCTCAAAGGTTAGCGGAGGGGATGCGTCGTTTTCTGGATAATCCCGATTTAATACAGTCAATGGGAGAGTGTTCTCGTCAGTTAATTGCTCGCACAACTCCTACCAGTGCTGCTGAAGCTTATGCCGAAGTTACATCATTTTTAATGGGGGACAGTTAGTTGTTCGTTGTCGGTAGTTGGTGTTATTTTGTGCTCGCCAGCCTCAAATCCCAAAAGGTTAAAATTTGTTACTGTGACACTTGATACTATGGAAGGTGGGCTTGAGAATAACAACGACCTCAATAATACCAAATCCCAGGGGGAAAACTATTTTAATCCTAGCGATGAGAAAAATGAACCACTAGCCACTAGCCACTAACGACGAACGAGTAACCACCAACAACTAACAATCTACAGATGAAAATTCTTTTATCTGCCTTTGCCTGCGAACCCGGACAGGGTTCCGAAGAAGGAGTGGGCTGGAATACGGTGGTAGAAGCAGCAAAACACCAAGAAGTCTGGGTACTAACTCGCACCTTTTACCGTGAAGCTATTGAAGCTGAACTTGCTGAACGCCCGATCGCGAACCTACACTTTATCTATATTGAGCCTCTAGGTTGGAAAGAAAACTTTAAAGGCAGACAGGGGGGAGTGCAACTGCACTACTATCTGTGGCAAATTTTGGCTTATTTTGTGGCGCGATCGCTCCACCGTAAAATAGGTTTTGATATCGCCCGCCACGTTACCTACGTTAAATTTTGGTCGCCTAGTTTCATCTCGCTGCTGCCAATTCCTTTTATTTGGGGCCCCGTAGGCGGCGGTGAAGCAGCTCCCAGACCTTTTTGGAAAGATTTTAGCTTTAAGGGAAAACTTTACGAAACAGCGCGAGAATGGGCGCAGAAGCTAGGCGCAAGCGATCCGTTTGCGAGGATAACTGCCCGACGTAGCGTCTTAGCCTTGGCGACAACAGAGGATACGGCGAAGCGGGTGCGGGCTATGGGTGCGAAAAAGGTACAGGTGCTTTCCGAAGCCTATCTGTCAAAGACAGAGATGGCGAGGCTAAGAGAGTACAAGCTGCCGGAGGCTTCCCCGATCAGATTTATCAGTATGGGGCGGCTGCTGCACTGGAAAGGCTATCACCTAGCGGTGCGGGCATTTGGTATTGCCAACTTGCCCAATACTGAATATTGGCTGCTGGGAGATGGCCCAGAACGCGATCGCCTTGAGTCTCTAATTGCAGAATTGGGCATTGCTTCTCAAGTTAAGTTGTGGGGAAGGCTGCCACGTCAGGAAAGTTTGGGTAAGCTAGAGGAATCTCATGTATTGATTCATCCTAGCTTGCACGATTCAGGTGGGTGGACGTGCCTAGAAGGGATGGCTGCGGGTCGTCCGATCGTCTGTTTCGATCTGGGAGGCCCGGCTACCCAAGTGACCGCTGAAACGGGCATAAAAGTGCCTGGTTATCATCCCAAACAGGCAGTCAATGACTTAGCTGAGGCGATCGCGCGTTTGGCCGACGATCCAGAGTTGCGATCGCGCATGGGTCAAGCAGGTCAAAAACGGGTGGCAGAGGTATATGATTGGGATGTCAACGGTCAGTTCTTCGCTCAGTTGTGCGAAGACATCGTTGCCCAACAAAAATATAAACTTTGACTGGGTGCATTGGTTATTAGTTAGGAGTTATAGGTCAAAAAGTCCCTGTAATAAATAACAAATAATCTCTACAAAATTCACAATCCAAAATCTAACATCTAAAATCGAATGAGCGTTGTAATCATTACTGGATCGGCTGGTTTAATTGGTTCCGAGGCATCTAATTTTTTTGCCAGCCAGGGATTTGATGTGGTGGGAATTGATAATGATATGCGCCGCGTATTTTTTGGAGACGAAGCCTCCACTACTTGGAATCGGCAACGGTTAGAGCAATCCTTAAAAGGCAAATATCACCATGTCGAAGCAGATATTCGCGATTATGAAGCCATTGCTAAGGTTTTTAAGCAGTATGGTTCTGATATTAAGTTAGTAATTCATACCGCAGCTCAACCCTCTCACGATTGGGCCGCGCGGGAACCTCTGACAGATTTTACTGTCAATGCCAACGGCACGCTAAACCTGCTGGAAGCAACCCGACAATATGCAATTGAATCTCCATTTATTTTCACTTCAACTAACAAAGTTTACGGCGATACCCCTAACCGTTTGCCCTTGATAGAATTAGAGCATCGTTGGGAAATCGATCCTAGTCATACCTATGTAGGCGGCATCCGAGAAGATATGTCGATTGACCACACCTTGCATAGTTTATTTGGTGCTTCTAAGGTAGCGGCTGATGTTTTAGTTCAGGAATACGGCCGCTATTTTAATATGAAAACTGCCTGTTTTCGGGGGGGATGTCTGACTGGGCCCAATCACTCTGGTACTCAATTGCATGGGTTTTTAGCTTATTTAATGAAGTGTGCCGCAATGGGTACTCCTTACACAGTTTTTGGTTACAAAGGCAAGCAAGTGCGTGACAATATTCACAGCGCGGACTTAATTGCTGCATTCTATGAATTTTTTAAAGCTCCCAGAGTAGCAGAGGTTTACAATGCTGGCGGAGGTCGCCATAGCAATTGTTCAATGCTAGAAGGCATTCAGATGTGCGAAGAGATTACTGGTCGCAAAATGAATTGGAATTATGGGGAAACTAATCGAGTTGGCGATCATATTTGGTGGATTAGCGATAATGGGCGATTTGCCAGTCATTATCCCGAATGGCAGATGAAATATAATGTCAAACAAATCCTTGAAGAGATTTACGAATTTAACCGCGATCGTTGGTTAAAAGAGGTAGCATAATGATAGATCAAGGGAAGAAAAATGTCATTGGTGTTTTGGTAAATTCTCTAGATTATGAAGCGGCTGTTAGCACCATTATTACGGCCGCTCACCAACACCAACCAATGTCTATTTCCGCTCTCGCAGTTCATGGCGTAATGACGGGAGTTCTTGACAGAATTCATCGCTACCGACTCAATCATTTTGACTTAGTATTGCCAGACGGACAACCTGTAAGATGGGCATTAAATTTGCTCTATCATGCAGGGCTCCCCGATCGCGTTTGCGGGCCAACTACGATGTTATTAGTGTGCGAACGTGCAGCAGAAGAGGGATTGCCTATTTACTTGTACGGTTCTAAACCTTCCGTACTTGAAGCTTTATCCCACAATCTTTGCAAGCGTTTTCCTAAGTTAGTAATTGCGGGTTCTCAACCTTCTCGATTTAAGCAAGTTTCTGCGGAAGAAAAACGAGAAATTGTAGAACAAATTCGCAAAAGTGGGGCCGCAATTACTTTCGTTGGTTTGGGTTGTCCTCGGCAAGAAGTTTGGGCTTATGAATATCGCAATGATTTGTCAATGCCATTAATGGCTGTAGGTGCAGCTTACGATTTTCATGCTGGTAATTTGGCTAAAGCTCCTGAGTTTTTAGCTAGTTTAGGTTTAGAATGGGTATTTCGCTTGGCAATGGAACCGAAGCGTCTTTGGAAGCGATATCTTTTACTAAATCCGCTTTATATTTGGCTGTTTACTTTGCAGTCTTTGAACTTAAAGCGATTCGATCCTCAAGACACAGATCCCCCTTTGGAGGAAATGCGTTACGGCTAGGAATTTTAATACAGCATATTTCAGGTTTATGAAGGGACACGGCAATACTTATTGGTGTCAACTTAAAGCCGAAAGCCGCCAGGGACTTAAGTCCCTGGCTAATAGCTAAAGTCCTCTGAAGAGGACTTTAGAACTGCTTAGTCCTCTTGAGAGGACTTTAGTTTTGAGGCAGGGGTTTTAACCCCTGACGGACTAATAGTTGTGACCTTAAGTTGATATAATTGGCAATACCGTGTCCCTACTTGTTATCCTGACTATCTGCCACTGTAAGCGTTGATTCGTTCTTTGATAAACTTGATATAAAAATGCTTGAAAGTGGACTTAACCACGCGAGGCATTCCGAAATCTATCGGCATCATAGTTTCGGGTAGTTTCCAATCCAAAATCTTTAATTCTTCCGGTTGCAACAGGGGAAAATCAATTGCTTCTAAATTCGAGCAAAAACCCAATCTTATAGATGCCGCTACTGTGGGAACGCTTGCGGGTTCTACATTGACAATTTCTATTATAGAGCGATCTAGAGCAAATACATCGGACGACGCACCTAAAATCCCTAAATAGCGAGGTTCACCGCCGCTTGGGCCATTGCCTTCGTGACCAATGATGCCATCAATAATTGTCAAATTTGGGTTAATTGCCCGTGCGGTTTCTGCTAGCATTGTGCCAAAACGAGCGCTATCTTTACCTGCTTCCATGTGCCACCATGCTTTCATTTTTCCGGGGACACAACCGAACAGGTTTTTAACTCCCATTGTCACGGTTAATTGTGCGTGAGATTTCAGCTTGGGGATGTTAATGACTACATCTGCTTCCATTGCTTCTTTGCACAATCGCAAATGATTAAATTCCTCGCTGACTGTCTGATAACGCTTGCCTTGAAACTCAACTATTGGCAAATTTAGTTCTTCTAAAAAGGGCAAATAACCGTTAGCTTTGGCGACACCAATTGCACTCCCAAAAGCGGGACTATCTCCTAAAAATGGTTTACCACCTGCTGCGATTACCATTTTAGCAATGCAGTAAACTAATTCTGGGCGGGTGACGCATTCTTTAGTCGGGCGAGAACCAGTTAAAAGGTTAGGTTTGAGAAGGACGCGATCGCCTTTTTTCACAAAGGCACTCATCCCGCCTAGCGGTTCTAGCAGATTTTCTAGCGATTCCTGCAAGGCATGGAAATCGTAAGATTTGGCGCGAATCAAACTAACTTTAGCCATAAGTTAAGTAAGGAAGAAAGAAGAAAGGAAATGCAATCAAAAGAAATATTTTAGCAATTAAGAATTTTTAGAAAATTCTTGAAGTTGGCGAGAATTTTATTCAGTTGGAAATCTACCGGTTGCCGCCCGCTGCATGGTGGTGATTCGCTGAGAGTTAGGGAAAGTTCCCTCTCCTTGAATTTGAGGTATGGGCGGTTTTACTTCTACTTTTATCACCTTGGCTGTGTAGACGATCACTGTTTGATCGATTAAATGGAATGTTAACACAGGTTGCGCTAACAATTGGGGTAATTGTTGACTGAAGGTAGCGGCGGGAACAGGGATATTAAATGCTTCTGATTGACCGTTATCAAAATAAAAGGTAACTTGTGTCGCGTTGGTTTGGGCCTGGGTAGCAAAGGAACTTCTCATAATTTTTTAGTGGTTTTATTGGGGATAATTGCTAATGCCTAATTGGTAATCTCACTTGCTTGAATAACCGCTATATTTTGCACCATTGTCAATAAGAGACTTCCTTTCGGGGTGGGGGCGGGTTTATTTAGCCTCTTAGTACCTTTAAAACTTTTAGCGAACCCGCCCTCATAAGGGGCTTTGTCTATTCTTGAGAGTGGCGCAATACCTCAAATGCTCCCAAACTTATGTTCTTAATTGCAATTAGCTATTAGCCATTAACAATTAGCCATTAGCAATTTATTTCTGGCATAGCACTCATTTTATCTAAATCGAGAACTTTTGCCAAGTCTTCAGCACTCATTAAACCACGCTCTAGGACTATTTGCCGCAAAGATTTACCAGTTTCTAAAGATTCTTTGGCGACGGCGGCGGCGTTGAGATAGCCAATATCTGGGTTAAGCGCGGTGACAAGGGCGAGACTACCTTCAGCATAAGCGAGACAGCGATCGCTTTTGGCTTCTATTCCCTCCAGACACTTTTTACTGAGTGCGTTGATGGTATTGCCTAAAATTTCGATACTTTGAATCAAATTATAAGCAATGAGCGGCATCATTACATTCAATTCTAATTGTCCAGCTTGGGCGGCGAGGGCGATCGCGCTATCATAACCCATTACTTGAAAGCATACCATTGATGTCATTTCTGCCATCACGGGATTGTATTTACCGGGCATAATTGACGATCCCGGCTGTACGGGGGGCAATTGAATTTCTTTAAAACCAGTTTTTGGCCCTGAATCCATCAATCGTAAATCATGAGAAATTTTAACACAATCTTGGGCTAAATTGCGGATAGCGCCAGATACATTGACAAAGGGGGCCATACTCTGCATGGCGGCCATTAAATGTGGTGCGGGTTTAAGGGGTCGATCGATTAATTCGGAGAGAATTTTCGCGGCGCGATCGCAATATTGCGGATGGGTATTTAAGCCTGTACCGGCAGCGCTACCACCTAATCCTAATAATGTCAAGTCGCCGGAGGCAAGTTCAATTCTGTTGTAATGTTCTGTCAGAATTTGTGCCCAAGCGCGGAAGGTTTCACCTAATCGTATAGGGACGGCATCTTGAAGGTGAGTGCGACCAGATTTGACAATATCTTTAAATTCTTCGGCTTTGTTGTCAAGGGCGGAAATTGCATTAGATAAAGCCGGGAAAAGCGTCCTTTCTAAAGCTAAAAGTCCACCAATGCGAATCGCAGTCGGAATCACATCATTAGTCGATTGACCGTAATTAACATGATCGTTAGGACTAACTCGTTTATAGTTGCCTTTTTCATCTCCTAAAATTTCTAAAGCGCGATTTGCTAGGACTTCGTTAACATTCATGTGGTGAGAAGTTCCAGCGCCAGCTTGATAAACATCAACTACGAATTGATCGCGCAACTTACCTGCTAGGATTTCATCGATCGCTTGCACAATTGCTTGACTAATATCTTGGGGAATGCAGCCTAATTCGCCATTCGCGATCGCGGTGGCTTTCTTAATCAGAATACAGGCATCAATATAAGTTGGTAATGGTTTGATGCCACTAATAGGAAAATTTTCGACGGCGCGGAGAGTTTGGATACCATAATATACGGTAGATGGGATTTGTTTATCTCCCATTGAGTCGCGTTCTGTGCGGTAGGTTACGGTTTGTGGTTCTGTCATATTCGGGAGTTGGTGATAATATCGAATTATCGCACATTTAGAGGGAATTGCATTGACGAGTGAGGTTGAAAGAGAGGAATTAATTCGCCAACTGCGGGAGACTGGAGTTAAGCATAACCCAGATAACATTCTGCGGATTGCTAAATTGTCGGATGGTAGGATTGTTTTTTAGAGATTGGCAATGATATGGTGCAAAGAATTAAGCTGATGGCTGATTTTGATTGTTATCCCCTGTGGGATAGAGATGATGGCGGTGACATTGAACCCTGGGAGTTACCGCTGAGTGAGGAAACCATTGAAAGATTACTCAATTGGCAAAAGATTTATGATGGAATTATTGATTGGGACGATCCAGCTTCGGCGGGTTTTGCAAGCGAACAGGAAGAGATAGCTTTTGAAAGAGAAGGGATTAGTTTGTGGCAGCAACTTCAAAAGGAATTGGGAGATGAGTACGAAATTGTTTATTTTAGCCAATTGCAGCATCGGATTGTAAGCCATCTGGATGAATTGGAGGAAATTGATGTTTTCCAAAAGGCGGAAATTGCTTGATTAAATTGAGACTCAATCCGGTTTTATCACCCTTTTTTAAGGAACCATAGAGAATCAGAAGTACAGAGGAAAGAAGAAGAGAATAAAGGAGTTATTTAAAACCGGATATTGATTTAGTAAGGACTTATGCAAAACAACCTAACATTTTAACTTCACAGGCCAAATTCCAAAACCAATTAACCGGCCTGGAATATCCCGCAAAATTGGCAACCGCAAAAAACCCGGTAATGTAAACGGTTTGTCGCCATCCAGAGCACGGGCAATAATTTGTTGCTGAATTTGATTTTGAAAAGCCTGAATCGCTTTAATCGGGCATTCTCTCTGCCGTTGTACTTCTGCTAAATCCCACAGATGTAAACTGCCATTTTTTAATGGTTCGCTGAGGATATTAGCCGCCACGATTGCATCTTGAACAGCATAATTAATCCCCACACCACCAACAGGAGACATCGTGTGGGCCGCATCACCAATTAGCAACAACCCGTCGCGATACCACTGGGGAAGTCGATTCGATTCCACCGAGAGAAAAGCCATTTCTGACCAATCTTTGAGATGGTGGACGCGATCGCGAAATTCTGGCGCTAAATCCACGATCGCACGTTGCAATGTCTCAATACCATCAGCGCGAAGCTTTTGATAACTACCTTTGAGAATCACATAACCTAGCTGCCAATAATCGAGGCGATCGATAATCGCTAACAGGTGTCCGTCACGGATGCGGCCGTCTAAACCTTTCCCCTTTGGATCTTGTGGCGATCGCGGTAAACGAAACCAGAGAACATCCATCGGTGGGGAAGTTTTAATCGGTTCAAAACCTGCCAGTTGACGGAGACGGGAAAATCGGCCATCTGCGCCAATAGTCAGAGGCGATCGCACTTCATGCCAACCCCCTTTACCTCGATAGCGGACACCCCGAATCATCCCTTTTTCTGCAATCAGTTCCTGCACATTTGCACCCATGATTAACTGGAAATCCGGGTACTTTTTCGCCTCAGTCGCGATCGTTTCTAAAAATTTGACTTGGGGGAGAAGAGTGATATAAGGAAAGCGAGTTTTGAGACGACTAAAATCCGCCGCCTTCAGACTTCCGGTGGGTGTTTTAAAAGTGAGTTCGTGAATTTTGCTATGAGGTAATTCTAACAGGCGATCGGCTAAACCAAGTCGATCCATTAATTCCATTGTTGATGGGTGAATCGTGTCGCCCCGAAATTCGCGATCGAAATCCTGATGCAATTCTAAGAGGGTGACTGGGATGCCTTGGCGGGCTAAAAGTAAGCCGAGAACCACTCCCGCCGGGCCGCCGCCAACGATGCAGCAAGTAGTTTCCTGTACGTCAACAATCTCATGGTGATCGGTCATTGATTTCAAGGATTGAGGTAATTTGTACTTACGGAAATTTTAGTCTATTTTGCTACGATCGTGTCAAAGATATAGGACTTACTATGGAATCCCTGAAACCTGGTTTATGAGAGAATCTGTGGATAAAGGCGAAGTATTTTCGTCAAAAAACCCGGTTTATGAGGTTGGGTGCGTAAGTCCTGATATATTTGCAGCAATAGCAAAAGATCGTCGCTTTTCTCCCCTTCATAATATAATAGATGTCGGTGAGGAGCGAGAGAATGTTAACTAGACAATGACAACTGATTTTGAGTGGGATCGAGAAAAGGAAACAAAAAATATTAGAAAACACGGAGTTGCTTTTGATGAAGCACAGACTATTTTCGACGATCCATTTTTCCTTTCCATTGATGACCCCATACACGCCGTAGGCGAAACACGCTTTTTAGCAATTGGTTATTCTATGCACCAAAGACTACTAGCAGTGGTTTACACAGAGCGAGGCAATGCAACTCGAATTATTAATGCTAGAATGGTAACTAACTGGGAAAGGAGTATTTATGAACAAGGCAATTAATCCGATTGATGATTATGAAATGCCAGATGACTACTCAGAACTACTAGCGGGATATGATTTTAGCAAAGTAGTAAGAGGTAAATCTCGCCAATCTCATCCAAATCGACAAAAACCTCTAGTAAAAATTACTGGCAAAGACGGCGATAGATATGTGACCATCAGCAGGATAGAAGGCAAAGGAATTATTACACCTGATGGCAACCTACAAGTACAGTTTTTATCAGATGTTCCCCCAGGAAACCGCAGCGTTATCCTGACAATCAAAAAAATAGATGACTCAAACAATGATAGCTCAATCTCTAATAAAAATAAGAACAAAGAGGCGAGAATAACAACCATTGAAGCCTCAGCTATGATTGCACCAGATGGCAAACTTACAGCACAAGTTCCCTCTGAGATTATCCCTGGAAATTACCAAGTTTTCCTCAGAATAGAAGAACCAAGAGAACCAACTCCAGCAGAAATTGAGGAAAGTGAATCACACCTAACCACCCCACACCTAAGACAATCTTTAATAAAAACGGTCGAAAACTGACCCTGTTGCTAAAGCTTTGTTAGAGTTATCCTGTAAATC contains:
- a CDS encoding glycosyltransferase translates to MQNRDQIRIAWLVPDVELGAYWQPVLREFTKIFKQTKFYTGRVWPGFDETLPGASAIEIVGETKFVETTKIEMGYDRGFLMVSPSIIGYLLQFRPHVVFPQAFSLWTVLTVVLKPLCGWRIAIIYDGSSPNSDFRDSGFRTFARRILARFADAFVSNSQAGTKYLVEVLNAQPDEVFTRTYLVPDTEALMKRLEKTTVPNLQLQRPIFLYVGRITARKGIKTLLEACAVLKSHGYSNYTLLIVGKGDQREELEAFIKERELQEQITWVGWVEYGSLGAYFQQADIFVFPTFEDVWGMVVPEAMVFGKPILCSNAAAACELIVEGENGYIFDPHDPQRLAEGMRRFLDNPDLIQSMGECSRQLIARTTPTSAAEAYAEVTSFLMGDS
- a CDS encoding glycosyltransferase family 4 protein, with product MKILLSAFACEPGQGSEEGVGWNTVVEAAKHQEVWVLTRTFYREAIEAELAERPIANLHFIYIEPLGWKENFKGRQGGVQLHYYLWQILAYFVARSLHRKIGFDIARHVTYVKFWSPSFISLLPIPFIWGPVGGGEAAPRPFWKDFSFKGKLYETAREWAQKLGASDPFARITARRSVLALATTEDTAKRVRAMGAKKVQVLSEAYLSKTEMARLREYKLPEASPIRFISMGRLLHWKGYHLAVRAFGIANLPNTEYWLLGDGPERDRLESLIAELGIASQVKLWGRLPRQESLGKLEESHVLIHPSLHDSGGWTCLEGMAAGRPIVCFDLGGPATQVTAETGIKVPGYHPKQAVNDLAEAIARLADDPELRSRMGQAGQKRVAEVYDWDVNGQFFAQLCEDIVAQQKYKL
- a CDS encoding NAD-dependent epimerase/dehydratase family protein, whose translation is MSVVIITGSAGLIGSEASNFFASQGFDVVGIDNDMRRVFFGDEASTTWNRQRLEQSLKGKYHHVEADIRDYEAIAKVFKQYGSDIKLVIHTAAQPSHDWAAREPLTDFTVNANGTLNLLEATRQYAIESPFIFTSTNKVYGDTPNRLPLIELEHRWEIDPSHTYVGGIREDMSIDHTLHSLFGASKVAADVLVQEYGRYFNMKTACFRGGCLTGPNHSGTQLHGFLAYLMKCAAMGTPYTVFGYKGKQVRDNIHSADLIAAFYEFFKAPRVAEVYNAGGGRHSNCSMLEGIQMCEEITGRKMNWNYGETNRVGDHIWWISDNGRFASHYPEWQMKYNVKQILEEIYEFNRDRWLKEVA
- a CDS encoding WecB/TagA/CpsF family glycosyltransferase, which gives rise to MIDQGKKNVIGVLVNSLDYEAAVSTIITAAHQHQPMSISALAVHGVMTGVLDRIHRYRLNHFDLVLPDGQPVRWALNLLYHAGLPDRVCGPTTMLLVCERAAEEGLPIYLYGSKPSVLEALSHNLCKRFPKLVIAGSQPSRFKQVSAEEKREIVEQIRKSGAAITFVGLGCPRQEVWAYEYRNDLSMPLMAVGAAYDFHAGNLAKAPEFLASLGLEWVFRLAMEPKRLWKRYLLLNPLYIWLFTLQSLNLKRFDPQDTDPPLEEMRYG
- a CDS encoding DUF362 domain-containing protein; amino-acid sequence: MAKVSLIRAKSYDFHALQESLENLLEPLGGMSAFVKKGDRVLLKPNLLTGSRPTKECVTRPELVYCIAKMVIAAGGKPFLGDSPAFGSAIGVAKANGYLPFLEELNLPIVEFQGKRYQTVSEEFNHLRLCKEAMEADVVINIPKLKSHAQLTVTMGVKNLFGCVPGKMKAWWHMEAGKDSARFGTMLAETARAINPNLTIIDGIIGHEGNGPSGGEPRYLGILGASSDVFALDRSIIEIVNVEPASVPTVAASIRLGFCSNLEAIDFPLLQPEELKILDWKLPETMMPIDFGMPRVVKSTFKHFYIKFIKERINAYSGR
- a CDS encoding aspartate ammonia-lyase, whose product is MTEPQTVTYRTERDSMGDKQIPSTVYYGIQTLRAVENFPISGIKPLPTYIDACILIKKATAIANGELGCIPQDISQAIVQAIDEILAGKLRDQFVVDVYQAGAGTSHHMNVNEVLANRALEILGDEKGNYKRVSPNDHVNYGQSTNDVIPTAIRIGGLLALERTLFPALSNAISALDNKAEEFKDIVKSGRTHLQDAVPIRLGETFRAWAQILTEHYNRIELASGDLTLLGLGGSAAGTGLNTHPQYCDRAAKILSELIDRPLKPAPHLMAAMQSMAPFVNVSGAIRNLAQDCVKISHDLRLMDSGPKTGFKEIQLPPVQPGSSIMPGKYNPVMAEMTSMVCFQVMGYDSAIALAAQAGQLELNVMMPLIAYNLIQSIEILGNTINALSKKCLEGIEAKSDRCLAYAEGSLALVTALNPDIGYLNAAAVAKESLETGKSLRQIVLERGLMSAEDLAKVLDLDKMSAMPEINC
- a CDS encoding FAD-dependent oxidoreductase yields the protein MTDHHEIVDVQETTCCIVGGGPAGVVLGLLLARQGIPVTLLELHQDFDREFRGDTIHPSTMELMDRLGLADRLLELPHSKIHELTFKTPTGSLKAADFSRLKTRFPYITLLPQVKFLETIATEAKKYPDFQLIMGANVQELIAEKGMIRGVRYRGKGGWHEVRSPLTIGADGRFSRLRQLAGFEPIKTSPPMDVLWFRLPRSPQDPKGKGLDGRIRDGHLLAIIDRLDYWQLGYVILKGSYQKLRADGIETLQRAIVDLAPEFRDRVHHLKDWSEMAFLSVESNRLPQWYRDGLLLIGDAAHTMSPVGGVGINYAVQDAIVAANILSEPLKNGSLHLWDLAEVQRQRECPIKAIQAFQNQIQQQIIARALDGDKPFTLPGFLRLPILRDIPGRLIGFGIWPVKLKC
- a CDS encoding BrnT family toxin, with the protein product MTTDFEWDREKETKNIRKHGVAFDEAQTIFDDPFFLSIDDPIHAVGETRFLAIGYSMHQRLLAVVYTERGNATRIINARMVTNWERSIYEQGN